The following proteins are encoded in a genomic region of Vanessa cardui chromosome W, ilVanCard2.1, whole genome shotgun sequence:
- the LOC124542816 gene encoding uncharacterized protein LOC124542816 has product MSEIEKLLKELRLDIKRDTEKTLLSLETSITTKINDKIDKNFNLLHGELEQIKETNSDHNTRISAIEKHIRQRNLIFFGIKEEEKTYEELESIILQILKHELKLECDKKELEMVRRMGKHLEGKVRPIVVTFTTYGRKITILKNKKCIQNKTIYIKEDYPPQVLEARKKLQEKLKKERKDGKIAYLRYDKLIVREKHSKDNSEEQEDITKNTETDKTRKKRELEITPPSQIRNYYKNPTQQQAVKENKMQPYTNRTGKSQSSMENFFAKQNTESCKLTADCEKLLSSNNSDQYNHYKTIITK; this is encoded by the coding sequence ATGTCGGAAAtagaaaaacttttaaaagaattaaGATTAGACATTAAACGAGACACAGAAAAAACATTGTTAAGCTTAGAGACAAGTATTACGACtaaaataaacgataaaatagataaaaattttaacttattacaCGGGGAACTAGAACAAATTAAGGAAACTAATTCAGATCATAATACAAGAATAAGCGCCATAGAAAAACATATTAGGCAAaggaatttgatattttttggaattaaagaagaagaaaaaactTATGAAGAGTTGGAATCTATCATATTACAAATACTTAAACACGAGCTAAAACTAGAATGTGACAAAAAGGAATTGGAGATGGTTCGAAGAATGGGAAAACATCTAGAAGGCAAAGTGAGACCTATTGTCGTCACTTTTACGACTTATGGCAGAAAAAtcacaatattaaaaaacaagaaatgtATACAGAACaaaactatttacataaaagaagaCTACCCACCTCAAGTGCTGGAAGCAAGAAAGAAACTAcaagaaaagttaaaaaaagaaaggaaagaCGGAAAAATTGCATACTTAAGGTACGACAAACTCATAGTTCGAGAAAAGCACAGCAAAGATAACAGCGAAGAACAAGAAGACATAACAAAAAATACCGAAACAGACAAGACAAGGAAAAAGCGGGAACTCGAAATAACTCCCCCTAGCCAGATaagaaattattacaaaaacccAACACAACAACAAGCAGTAAAAGAGAATAAAATGCAACCATATACGAATAGAACGGGAAAATCGCAGAGCTCTATGGAAAATTTCTTTGCTAAACAAAATACTGAGTCATGCAAGTTAACAGCGGACTGTGAAAAATTATTGTCTTCGAACAACTCAGACCAATACAATCATTACAAAAcaatcattacaaaataa